One Campylobacter pinnipediorum subsp. caledonicus genomic window carries:
- the mqnF gene encoding aminofutalosine deaminase family hydrolase, producing the protein MKILKAKYLIDENLNFLKDHAIVFQKHIIDMGDADTIIKKYNNAEVIDMKNSIIAPAFVNTHVHLEFSANKSSLVYGDFIVWLGSIVKNSAFLVKKGTPKVIEKAIKSMLKSGIASVGAISSFGNDIKSLANSPLNVVMFNEILGSNELYCEQSFDLFLKRFSESVKYKSERFIPAMAIHSPYSVHPKLLQKSLDFAKKEKLVLSTHFLESKYEKQWLEEGRGNFENHLKKFIDNPKPMYNPDEFFANFKGLKTLFTHCVYASNLKDFDKNHSITHCPRSNRLLGDRRLDLKSVLDFDVSLNIGTDGLSSNLSLNMFDEIRAAIFTHCDLSLNELCKKLFKAATIGGANALSLNNGVLKKGYNSDIMVLKAPQCDESSLLTQMLLQTKNVKKLYIGGNECNF; encoded by the coding sequence ATGAAGATATTAAAAGCAAAATACTTAATAGATGAAAATTTAAATTTTTTAAAAGACCATGCTATTGTTTTTCAAAAGCATATTATAGATATGGGCGATGCTGATACAATTATAAAAAAATATAATAATGCCGAAGTGATTGATATGAAAAACTCTATCATAGCTCCAGCTTTTGTAAATACACATGTTCATTTGGAATTTAGTGCAAATAAAAGTAGTTTGGTTTATGGTGATTTTATTGTATGGCTTGGTTCTATTGTTAAAAACTCAGCTTTTTTGGTGAAAAAAGGAACGCCAAAAGTAATTGAAAAAGCTATAAAATCAATGCTAAAAAGTGGAATAGCAAGTGTTGGTGCGATATCAAGTTTTGGTAATGATATTAAGTCTTTGGCAAACTCACCTTTAAATGTAGTTATGTTTAATGAAATTTTAGGTTCAAATGAGCTTTATTGTGAACAAAGTTTTGATTTATTTTTAAAGCGTTTTAGCGAAAGCGTAAAGTATAAAAGCGAGAGATTTATACCTGCAATGGCTATACATTCGCCTTATTCGGTTCATCCTAAGCTTTTGCAAAAATCATTAGATTTTGCAAAAAAAGAAAAGCTAGTTTTGTCTACTCATTTTTTAGAGAGCAAATACGAAAAACAGTGGCTTGAAGAGGGTAGGGGGAATTTTGAAAATCATCTCAAAAAATTTATTGATAATCCAAAGCCTATGTATAATCCTGATGAATTTTTTGCAAATTTCAAAGGATTAAAGACTCTTTTTACACATTGTGTTTATGCTTCAAATTTAAAAGATTTTGATAAGAATCATAGTATAACACATTGTCCTCGTTCAAATAGACTTCTTGGAGATAGGAGGCTTGATCTAAAAAGTGTGCTTGATTTTGATGTGTCTTTAAATATAGGAACAGATGGTCTTAGTTCAAATTTGAGTTTAAATATGTTTGATGAGATTAGGGCGGCTATTTTTACCCATTGTGATTTGAGCTTAAATGAGCTTTGTAAAAAATTATTTAAAGCTGCTACTATTGGAGGTGCTAATGCTTTAAGTTTAAATAACGGAGTGCTTAAAAAAGGGTATAATTCTGATATCATGGTTTTAAAAGCACCACAATGCGATGAAAGCTCACTTTTAACACAGATGCTTTTACAAACAAAAAATGTAAAAAAACTTTATATAGGAGGAAATGAGTGCAATTTTTAA
- a CDS encoding RNA polymerase sigma factor FliA yields MQEPKQKQPNPYQNAIKKEQDEIVLSYMPALKTMAFRLKERLPANIEVSELISIGVEEMIKLSRKYDKTQNNSFWGYARKRVYGSMLDYLRSLDLVSRSNRKLIRQINKAVDEYFNKFEEEPDDEYLAKVLNEDIEKIKNARNANMVSSVLSLDEQIGTLSSENTEETVSRDDLIQKIENVLNNFTQREQLIIQLYYYEELSLKEISEILEISEGRISQIHKRLLTKIRENLEG; encoded by the coding sequence ATGCAAGAGCCAAAGCAAAAGCAGCCTAATCCTTATCAAAATGCTATTAAAAAAGAACAAGATGAAATTGTTTTATCATATATGCCTGCATTAAAAACAATGGCATTTCGCCTAAAAGAGAGACTTCCGGCAAATATAGAAGTAAGTGAGCTTATAAGCATAGGTGTGGAAGAGATGATAAAACTCAGCAGAAAATATGACAAAACACAAAATAATTCTTTTTGGGGATACGCTAGAAAAAGAGTTTATGGCTCCATGCTTGATTATCTAAGAAGTCTTGATCTAGTAAGTAGATCAAACAGAAAACTCATCCGCCAAATAAATAAAGCCGTAGATGAGTATTTTAATAAATTTGAAGAAGAGCCTGATGATGAATATCTGGCTAAAGTCTTAAATGAAGATATAGAAAAGATAAAAAATGCAAGAAATGCAAATATGGTAAGTTCTGTTTTATCGCTAGATGAGCAAATAGGCACTTTAAGTAGTGAAAACACAGAAGAAACTGTCTCAAGAGATGACTTGATTCAAAAAATTGAAAATGTTTTAAATAACTTTACACAAAGAGAACAACTTATAATACAACTTTATTATTATGAAGAGCTGAGTTTAAAGGAAATAAGTGAAATTTTAGAAATAAGTGAAGGTAGAATTTCTCAAATTCACAAAAGACTATTAACTAAAATAAGAGAAAATTTGGAGGGTTAA
- the fliM gene encoding flagellar motor switch protein FliM — translation MADILSQEEIDALLEVVDGDTEPHDIESHSSDNSEQKQIIIYDFKRPNRVSKEQLRAIKGIHDKLARNLASQISSVMRSIVEIRLHSVDQMTYGEFLMSLPSPTSFNVFSIKPLDGNCILEINPSIAFPMIDRLLGGNGESFETNRELTEIEINLLDAILRMIMQRLKESWSMITDMYPNVEAKESSPNVVQIVSQNEIVIMVVMEIIVGNSSGMINICYPVIYLEPILSRLANRDIMLGETSAKKSRNKELKTLIGRAEILYEAILGKTVISVNEFLDLKEGDILRLDRGADDKAIVAIDKKEVFLAEVGLYRFRKSIKIEQLIRSDKDEIKNILEKYEEERKAKLLAYEQEEKQRQEEEQRNDE, via the coding sequence ATGGCTGATATTTTAAGTCAAGAAGAGATAGATGCGTTACTTGAGGTTGTTGATGGAGACACAGAGCCACATGATATAGAATCACACTCTAGCGACAACAGTGAACAAAAACAAATCATTATATATGACTTTAAGCGTCCAAATCGTGTATCAAAAGAGCAACTTCGTGCAATAAAAGGGATACACGATAAACTAGCCAGAAACCTAGCTTCTCAAATTTCTAGTGTCATGAGAAGCATAGTTGAAATTAGGCTTCATAGTGTGGATCAAATGACATACGGCGAGTTTTTGATGAGTCTTCCAAGCCCCACAAGTTTTAATGTGTTTTCTATAAAACCACTTGATGGAAATTGTATATTAGAAATAAATCCAAGTATTGCATTTCCTATGATAGACAGATTGCTTGGTGGAAATGGCGAAAGTTTTGAAACCAACAGAGAACTAACAGAAATAGAGATAAACTTACTTGATGCTATACTAAGAATGATAATGCAAAGACTAAAAGAGAGTTGGTCTATGATAACTGATATGTATCCAAATGTTGAGGCCAAGGAAAGTAGCCCGAATGTTGTTCAAATCGTATCTCAAAATGAAATTGTAATAATGGTAGTAATGGAGATAATAGTAGGAAACTCGAGCGGAATGATAAATATATGTTATCCTGTAATATATCTTGAACCTATCTTATCTCGCTTGGCAAATAGAGATATAATGCTTGGGGAAACAAGCGCTAAAAAAAGTAGAAATAAAGAACTAAAAACATTGATAGGAAGAGCTGAAATTTTATACGAAGCCATACTCGGAAAAACAGTAATTAGTGTAAATGAATTTCTTGATTTGAAAGAAGGAGATATATTAAGGCTCGATAGAGGAGCTGATGATAAAGCAATAGTTGCCATTGATAAAAAAGAGGTATTTTTAGCAGAAGTTGGGCTTTATAGATTTAGAAAATCTATAAAAATAGAACAATTAATAAGATCAGATAAAGATGAAATAAAAAATATACTAGAAAAATACGAAGAGGAAAGAAAAGCAAAACTTTTAGCATACGAGCAAGAAGAGAAACAAAGACAAGAGGAAGAACAACGCAATGATGAATGA
- a CDS encoding P-loop NTPase → MINQAHKLKNLVSNATNQTQKRTHFIAITSGKGGVGKSTISANIANVLATNGYKVALLDADIGLANLDVILNVKMGKNLLNVLKGECSLKEILIEVKKNLILIPGESGDEILKFNNQFLYERFLTEANELDELDFMIIDTGAGIGGSTQLFLEAADEVVVVTIPDPAAITDAYAVIKILSKFKSNPLLLLNMVKNENEATKIFENIKKVAVANIKNELDLEFIGHLNADKIISKSIKQRTLFSDDAPYSNSTSELKDIVSKILYKLERKVLVNENHSFSGFFKRLIEQF, encoded by the coding sequence ATGATAAATCAAGCACATAAGTTAAAAAACCTAGTTTCAAATGCTACAAATCAAACACAAAAAAGAACACATTTTATAGCTATAACAAGCGGTAAAGGCGGGGTTGGCAAAAGCACTATTAGTGCAAATATAGCAAATGTTTTAGCTACAAATGGATACAAGGTCGCACTTTTAGATGCTGATATAGGACTTGCTAATTTAGATGTTATCTTAAATGTAAAAATGGGTAAAAATTTATTAAACGTATTAAAAGGTGAATGCTCCTTAAAAGAGATACTAATAGAAGTTAAAAAAAATTTAATACTAATACCTGGCGAAAGCGGAGATGAGATATTAAAGTTTAATAATCAATTTTTATATGAGAGATTTTTAACTGAGGCAAACGAGCTTGATGAACTTGATTTTATGATAATAGATACAGGTGCTGGCATAGGCGGAAGCACTCAACTTTTTTTAGAAGCCGCGGATGAGGTTGTTGTTGTAACTATACCAGACCCAGCAGCGATAACTGATGCATATGCGGTTATAAAAATATTATCAAAATTTAAAAGCAACCCTTTACTTCTTTTAAATATGGTAAAAAATGAAAATGAAGCCACAAAGATATTTGAAAATATCAAAAAAGTAGCTGTAGCAAATATAAAAAATGAATTGGATCTTGAATTTATAGGGCATTTAAATGCTGATAAAATAATATCAAAAAGTATAAAACAAAGGACACTGTTCAGCGATGATGCCCCGTATAGCAATTCAACATCTGAGCTAAAAGATATTGTGTCAAAAATTTTATATAAACTGGAACGAAAAGTGCTTGTAAATGAAAATCACAGTTTTAGTGGATTTTTCAAACGATTAATAGAGCAATTTTAA
- a CDS encoding hydrogenase-4 component G — MQINSSFSNINQQNINKTKQNENKFENLDATMNAKQISNSYFLQYSKQIEQTSSSSINAQSSIFGISNINIPDNLAEILKDIDLDKIGYNGKNITELSKEEAAELVSENGFFGISQTSERIANFIINGAGDDVEKLRAGKEGMLRGFKEAEKLWGSKLPEISQKTIKKSIQEVDKKLAVLGADVLNVSA; from the coding sequence ATGCAAATCAACTCATCTTTTTCAAACATTAATCAGCAAAATATAAATAAAACTAAGCAAAATGAAAATAAATTTGAAAATTTAGATGCAACAATGAATGCAAAACAAATTTCAAATTCATATTTTTTACAATACTCTAAACAAATAGAGCAAACAAGTTCATCAAGCATAAATGCACAATCATCTATTTTTGGTATATCAAATATAAATATACCAGATAATTTAGCTGAAATTTTAAAAGATATAGATCTAGATAAAATTGGCTATAACGGCAAAAATATAACAGAATTATCAAAAGAAGAAGCGGCTGAACTTGTAAGTGAAAATGGTTTTTTTGGAATATCGCAAACATCAGAAAGAATAGCAAATTTTATAATAAATGGTGCTGGAGATGATGTAGAAAAATTAAGAGCTGGTAAAGAAGGAATGTTAAGAGGTTTTAAAGAAGCTGAAAAATTATGGGGTTCAAAACTTCCTGAAATTTCGCAAAAAACAATTAAAAAATCAATACAAGAGGTTGATAAAAAACTAGCTGTGCTTGGCGCCGATGTTTTAAATGTGTCAGCTTAA
- the aroQ gene encoding type II 3-dehydroquinate dehydratase, which produces MDKKFKIMVIQGPNINMLGVRDPGMYGSMKMEDIHSQMKVVAEQYGADIEFFQSNFEGELVDKIQECLGEVDGIIINPAAYSHTSIAIRDAISAVGLPAIEVHISNIYRREEFREKSLIAPVCAGHIAGFGPVGYHLAMIGMLQIFDQIKALEAANQNQ; this is translated from the coding sequence GTGGATAAGAAATTTAAAATAATGGTTATTCAAGGACCAAATATCAATATGCTAGGTGTTAGAGATCCTGGTATGTATGGAAGTATGAAGATGGAAGATATCCATTCTCAAATGAAAGTAGTTGCAGAACAATACGGAGCCGATATTGAGTTTTTCCAAAGCAATTTTGAAGGTGAATTGGTAGATAAAATACAAGAATGTTTAGGTGAAGTTGATGGAATCATAATAAACCCAGCTGCATATTCTCATACTTCAATAGCAATAAGAGATGCTATAAGTGCTGTTGGATTACCTGCAATAGAAGTTCATATAAGCAATATCTACAGAAGAGAAGAGTTTAGAGAAAAAAGCTTGATAGCACCTGTATGTGCTGGTCATATTGCTGGTTTTGGACCTGTGGGATATCATTTAGCTATGATAGGAATGTTACAAATTTTTGATCAAATCAAAGCCTTGGAAGCAGCAAATCAAAATCAATGA
- the folK gene encoding 2-amino-4-hydroxy-6-hydroxymethyldihydropteridine diphosphokinase, which translates to MMADGARSITSSSFFPKYFGFKNNFKFNTLIGVGGNIGNTKKIFDRFIRALKEDKRFHIVETSPILINKAFGYIYQNDFSNAVINLQTSVSPYNLLKIMQNYEKIFRRTRSFKNAPRTLDLDILYFSQKVRKTEKLTIPHIGANQRLSVIIPLGLMKA; encoded by the coding sequence ATGATGGCAGATGGAGCAAGATCTATCACAAGCTCATCTTTTTTTCCAAAATATTTTGGATTTAAGAATAATTTTAAATTTAATACATTGATAGGAGTTGGTGGAAATATAGGAAATACAAAAAAAATATTTGATAGATTTATAAGAGCATTAAAAGAAGATAAAAGATTTCACATAGTTGAAACATCTCCAATACTTATAAATAAGGCATTTGGATATATATATCAAAATGATTTTAGTAATGCTGTTATAAATTTACAAACTAGTGTAAGTCCATATAATTTATTAAAAATAATGCAAAATTATGAGAAAATTTTTAGGCGGACAAGAAGTTTTAAAAATGCACCAAGAACACTTGATTTGGATATATTATATTTTAGTCAGAAAGTTAGAAAAACAGAAAAACTGACAATACCACATATCGGAGCAAATCAAAGACTTAGTGTTATAATTCCGCTTGGACTTATGAAAGCTTAA
- the flhF gene encoding flagellar biosynthesis protein FlhF, which translates to MATKMYSVTAESSIEALKKARELYGDNAIHVTTKQIQPKTINKKPIFEVVVSVEEADEIKQKPNPVVLNYENAYSKFNQKQEPAKPKFSITETKQEPVKQNKLNSEDVMLSISNMAKEISEIANIPAVEPTKKEQNQTNKKMDEVAKQVNILSEKVNLITDMFWDERAASRNNLAIPPEFATIYKAAKSSGMKEEHLEAIMHTTLTNMPTSMKANPTAVKRYFYSLLRNMLPCRKEKKHSKQRIMMLVGPTGVGKTTTLAKLAARFAYSSEKRYTTGIITLDTYRIGAVEQLFQYAKMMKLPILDVIEIDDFKDAIRRLNHCDIILVDTTGNSQYDKEKLDKLDKFLRASEAQIDVSLVLSAGSKVDDLIEIYNGFSFLDIDTLIITKFDETRVFGNVFSLIYETNTPVSYFCVGQEVPDDLIEAKSDFLVSCVLEGFKKDVL; encoded by the coding sequence ATGGCAACCAAAATGTATTCGGTTACAGCAGAAAGTAGTATAGAGGCGTTAAAAAAAGCAAGAGAACTTTATGGTGATAACGCTATTCATGTTACAACCAAACAAATACAGCCTAAAACTATAAATAAAAAGCCTATATTTGAAGTTGTTGTAAGTGTTGAAGAAGCTGATGAGATAAAGCAAAAACCAAATCCTGTAGTATTAAATTATGAAAATGCTTATTCTAAATTCAACCAAAAACAAGAACCAGCAAAACCGAAATTTAGTATAACAGAAACAAAACAAGAGCCAGTAAAACAAAATAAATTAAATAGCGAAGATGTAATGCTTAGCATATCAAATATGGCAAAAGAGATAAGTGAAATAGCAAATATTCCAGCTGTTGAACCCACTAAAAAAGAACAAAACCAAACAAATAAAAAAATGGATGAAGTTGCAAAACAGGTAAACATCTTGAGCGAAAAGGTAAATCTCATAACCGATATGTTTTGGGATGAAAGAGCCGCTAGTAGAAACAATCTAGCAATTCCACCTGAGTTTGCCACTATATACAAAGCAGCAAAAAGTAGTGGCATGAAAGAAGAGCATTTAGAGGCTATAATGCACACAACCTTAACAAACATGCCAACAAGTATGAAAGCAAATCCAACCGCTGTAAAAAGATATTTTTACTCTTTACTTAGAAATATGCTTCCTTGTAGAAAAGAAAAAAAGCATTCAAAACAAAGAATAATGATGCTAGTTGGTCCAACAGGGGTTGGCAAGACAACTACACTAGCAAAACTTGCAGCAAGGTTTGCATATAGCAGCGAAAAAAGATACACAACAGGCATAATAACACTTGATACATATAGAATAGGAGCTGTTGAACAACTATTTCAATATGCAAAAATGATGAAACTTCCAATTCTTGATGTTATTGAAATAGATGATTTTAAAGATGCTATAAGAAGGCTAAATCATTGTGATATTATACTTGTTGATACAACCGGAAACTCGCAATACGACAAAGAAAAATTAGATAAGCTTGATAAGTTTTTAAGAGCAAGTGAGGCACAAATAGATGTAAGTTTAGTTCTTAGTGCTGGGTCAAAAGTAGATGATCTGATAGAAATTTATAATGGTTTTTCTTTTTTGGATATAGACACGCTAATCATAACAAAGTTTGATGAAACAAGAGTGTTTGGAAATGTATTTTCTTTGATATATGAGACAAATACACCTGTTAGCTATTTTTGTGTTGGACAAGAAGTTCCTGATGATTTGATAGAAGCAAAAAGTGATTTTTTGGTTTCTTGTGTCTTAGAAGGTTTTAAAAAGGATGTTTTATGA
- a CDS encoding M24 family metallopeptidase produces MKNYILRDENAVFFECGYSCDNEIFICVNGYKFFITDARYAIEAQEFAKSDVSIICTQTSVIKEARFLLRKLKPKNLVFDPFDFSYADFNQLSSSLGVHFIQKPNFSKLKRIIKSQEEIQLLQQAAKFGEKCFDEFADFIRKNGENMSEEELFFNANLIFRQKNTLGLSFEPIVAINENAAKAHALPSKKKLKYGDLLLVDAGVRYKKYCSDRTRTACFDENFNFSKEQKFKNQKQQDVYEIVKQAQIKAINIIKPGVKAKEIDLAARNFIAKAGYEKEFFHSTGHGVGIDIHEFPNINKREETIIKEGMIFSVEPGIYIQNEFGVRIEDVVLVTKDGALIL; encoded by the coding sequence ATGAAAAATTATATCCTAAGAGATGAAAACGCTGTATTTTTTGAATGCGGATACAGCTGTGATAATGAAATTTTTATCTGCGTAAATGGATATAAATTTTTTATCACTGATGCAAGATATGCCATAGAAGCACAAGAGTTTGCAAAATCAGATGTTAGTATTATATGCACACAAACAAGCGTCATCAAAGAGGCTAGATTTTTATTAAGAAAACTTAAGCCAAAAAATCTAGTTTTTGATCCATTTGATTTTAGCTATGCTGATTTTAACCAACTCTCTTCATCTCTTGGGGTTCATTTTATACAAAAACCAAATTTTTCAAAGCTAAAAAGAATTATTAAAAGCCAAGAAGAGATCCAACTCTTGCAACAAGCAGCAAAATTTGGAGAAAAATGTTTTGATGAATTTGCTGATTTTATCAGAAAAAATGGCGAAAACATGAGCGAAGAAGAGCTATTTTTTAATGCAAATTTGATTTTTCGTCAAAAAAATACACTAGGACTAAGTTTTGAGCCGATAGTGGCTATAAATGAAAATGCGGCAAAAGCACATGCTTTACCAAGTAAAAAAAAGCTAAAATATGGAGATTTACTCTTAGTTGATGCAGGTGTTAGATATAAAAAATACTGCTCTGATAGAACAAGAACGGCTTGTTTTGATGAGAATTTCAACTTCTCAAAAGAGCAAAAATTTAAAAATCAAAAACAACAAGATGTATATGAGATAGTAAAACAAGCTCAAATAAAAGCCATAAACATCATAAAACCAGGAGTAAAAGCAAAAGAGATAGACTTAGCAGCTAGAAATTTCATAGCAAAAGCTGGTTATGAAAAAGAGTTTTTTCACTCAACCGGACATGGAGTTGGGATAGATATACACGAGTTTCCAAATATAAATAAAAGAGAAGAAACCATCATTAAAGAAGGTATGATTTTTAGTGTGGAGCCTGGAATTTATATACAAAATGAATTTGGTGTTAGGATAGAGGATGTGGTTTTAGTAACCAAAGATGGAGCGTTGATTTTATGA
- the sppA gene encoding signal peptide peptidase SppA: MQFLKNIFLPIIAIFKFINNYFKALIFLLILFLVFSPETDVKSSNLAQVDIRGAIFNADEVIKKLENIRNDKNIKGVLLYIDSPGGSLSPSVEIAMEVKKLKLEKKVVSYAAGSMTSGSYYAGVNADKIIANPGSFIGSIGVIMQAPNISELASKIGIKEQVVKAGEFKEAGTFTREWSEVERQSIQELVDKSYELFTTDVSLARNLKLENINEWANARVFLAGDAIKVGLIDELGGYFDAKKELENISNVDIPIWQETPKIEKIIQKITSDSVNSFISLIFSPKIK, translated from the coding sequence GTGCAATTTTTAAAAAATATTTTTTTACCAATAATTGCTATTTTTAAGTTTATAAATAACTATTTTAAGGCTTTGATTTTTTTATTAATCTTGTTTTTGGTTTTTTCACCTGAAACTGATGTAAAAAGTTCAAATTTAGCGCAAGTTGATATAAGAGGTGCTATTTTTAATGCCGATGAGGTTATTAAAAAGCTTGAAAATATAAGAAATGATAAAAACATAAAAGGTGTTTTGCTTTATATAGATAGCCCCGGTGGTTCTTTAAGCCCTAGTGTTGAGATAGCTATGGAGGTTAAAAAACTAAAACTTGAAAAAAAAGTTGTCTCTTATGCGGCCGGAAGTATGACGAGCGGTAGTTATTATGCCGGTGTGAACGCTGATAAAATAATAGCCAATCCAGGCTCTTTTATAGGCTCTATAGGTGTTATAATGCAAGCCCCAAATATATCAGAACTTGCTAGTAAAATAGGTATAAAAGAACAAGTGGTAAAGGCTGGTGAGTTTAAAGAGGCCGGAACATTTACTAGAGAGTGGAGTGAGGTTGAAAGACAAAGTATTCAAGAGTTGGTTGATAAATCATATGAGCTTTTTACTACTGATGTTTCTTTGGCTAGAAATTTGAAATTAGAAAATATAAATGAATGGGCTAATGCAAGGGTATTTTTAGCAGGTGATGCTATAAAAGTTGGCCTTATAGATGAGCTTGGTGGTTATTTTGATGCTAAAAAAGAGCTTGAAAATATATCAAATGTTGATATACCAATTTGGCAAGAGACACCAAAAATAGAAAAAATAATACAAAAAATAACATCTGATAGTGTTAATTCTTTTATAAGTCTAATTTTTTCACCAAAGATAAAATAA
- the fliY gene encoding flagellar motor switch protein FliY, giving the protein MMNEFFNIFSNEIKATVEGLTGKIPEIGERNDFDAKTQNGIKTPLATSNIAIKGECNAKGMLVCTPVLISAIGEWMMGEEEITKNENLSEDDLDAAKEIFSNLIGAFNTSLGAQKNLPKLSFEVLGVNFLKEDDNLNLSDFEKLYLFNIKIEDLDEYIGFVGDIEFNQAIDPSQKKEESKQPQKQNTTNNSGNLTTEEMRNIGLIMDVRLPIRVRIGSKRMLLKDVLSMDIGSVIELNQLANDPLEILIGDKVIAYGEVVIVDGNFGIQITQIGSKRERLEQLK; this is encoded by the coding sequence ATGATGAATGAATTTTTTAATATATTCTCAAATGAAATAAAGGCTACAGTTGAAGGGCTTACAGGTAAAATACCAGAGATTGGAGAGAGAAATGACTTTGATGCAAAAACGCAAAATGGCATTAAAACACCTCTTGCAACTTCAAACATAGCCATAAAAGGCGAATGCAATGCAAAAGGGATGCTTGTTTGCACACCTGTACTCATAAGTGCTATTGGCGAATGGATGATGGGCGAGGAAGAGATAACAAAAAATGAAAATTTAAGTGAAGATGACCTAGATGCAGCAAAAGAGATTTTTTCAAATCTTATAGGTGCATTTAATACATCATTGGGTGCTCAAAAAAATCTACCAAAACTAAGCTTTGAAGTCCTTGGTGTAAATTTTTTAAAAGAAGATGATAATTTAAATCTAAGTGACTTTGAAAAATTATATCTTTTTAATATAAAGATAGAAGATTTAGATGAATATATAGGATTTGTTGGGGACATAGAATTTAATCAAGCAATAGATCCAAGCCAAAAAAAAGAAGAAAGTAAACAACCACAAAAACAAAACACAACAAACAATTCAGGAAATTTAACAACAGAAGAGATGAGAAATATAGGTCTTATAATGGATGTAAGACTACCTATAAGGGTAAGAATAGGCTCTAAGAGAATGCTGTTAAAAGATGTTTTATCAATGGATATAGGATCTGTAATAGAGCTAAATCAACTTGCAAATGATCCTCTTGAAATTTTAATAGGTGATAAAGTGATAGCATATGGAGAGGTTGTTATTGTTGATGGAAACTTTGGTATACAAATCACACAAATAGGCTCAAAAAGAGAAAGGCTTGAACAATTAAAATGA